Proteins from a genomic interval of Pseudomonas paeninsulae:
- a CDS encoding substrate-binding periplasmic protein, with translation MKRAALALLLGLLAPVAQARELLACGHPFYPPVSWHSQGALVGLAPQVVRQLFAELGHEVRLLALGNWKRCLLEAQQGRVDIVVAAYRTHEREAWMGFTKEALVADPIVLFTLRDKSVRFDSWDDLRGLTVGLLLGDSFGDRFDRFAEQHLNIEWVSSGEQNFIKLAQGRIDFMPVGLYSWTLQNRRFGYDQVIVQQPGQLVTEHYRIGVRRDPALLALLPRLDQRLRELSEDGTLKRLDEHYSARYLAEPHRMTNLYDSAP, from the coding sequence GGCCCAGGCGCGCGAACTGTTGGCCTGCGGTCACCCGTTCTATCCGCCGGTGTCCTGGCACTCCCAGGGCGCATTGGTGGGGCTGGCGCCGCAGGTGGTGCGCCAGCTGTTCGCCGAGTTGGGTCATGAGGTGCGCCTGCTGGCACTGGGCAACTGGAAGCGCTGCTTGCTGGAGGCCCAGCAGGGACGGGTGGACATAGTCGTCGCCGCTTATCGCACCCATGAGCGTGAAGCCTGGATGGGTTTTACCAAGGAGGCGCTGGTGGCCGACCCGATCGTGCTGTTCACCCTACGCGACAAATCGGTGCGTTTTGACAGCTGGGACGATCTGCGCGGACTCACCGTCGGCTTGCTGCTGGGCGACAGTTTCGGTGACCGCTTCGACCGTTTCGCCGAGCAGCACTTGAACATCGAATGGGTGTCCAGTGGCGAGCAGAACTTCATCAAGCTGGCCCAGGGGCGTATCGACTTCATGCCGGTTGGCCTCTACAGCTGGACCCTGCAGAACCGCCGTTTCGGCTACGACCAGGTCATCGTGCAACAGCCCGGCCAGCTGGTCACCGAACACTACCGGATAGGCGTGCGCCGCGATCCGGCGTTGCTCGCCCTGCTGCCGCGACTCGACCAACGCCTGCGCGAACTGAGCGAGGATGGCACCCTGAAACGCCTGGATGAGCACTACAGTGCTCGCTATCTCGCCGAACCCCATCGCATGACCAATCTCTATGATTCAGCACCCTAA
- a CDS encoding ATP-binding protein yields the protein MIQHPKKTWRKLLTYRQEHPLGYRMMLYVLVCSLLFVVLSTSIQAAIEYRREMRVIEQRIELIRNVYLASLAKSIWDVDREQLRLQMRGILDFPDISSLTLEDADTGERLLLAAGERTAARTAEHRFALRHETPLGPRNLGQLVVHTDLGAVYARLAWSALTLFLGQALTIFLSVLVVMAIFQRMVTRHLESMARYARNLGVGSRDTPLQLERQPSPRSDELDALVESLNDLRLGINQDIERRERAHEQLLFSREQLRRMVDKRTRSLRQAKEVAEAASQARSQFLAGISHEIRTPMSGILGMTQLLYHTPQSEQARGYLDALRQSGEGLLAILDGVLDYAKLEEGGYVPEEQVFCLPQLLEEQALLAEAQLQGKALRVSCQIEPQLPRYYRGAAGCLRQVLANLLSNAVKFTERGAIELRVGGVDKAGSRLRFAVRDTGIGISAEQQQRIFERFTQADESITRRFGGTGLGLAISQKMVAAMGGRIGVDSREGAGSTFWLEVELQVAQPPATQAEATATLSPALSLSLLLVEDTPINQQVICGLLEHAGHLVHLAEDGRQALAVCRQQAFDAILMDMHLPGMSGVEVTRAIRSSADSLNADTPIIALTASVGVEDIQGYLAAGIAAVQAKPLQPAALQQVLRQLCQPPDSGIAAQPQADEQAGVDLHLLTIHRQVFGQARLRSLFEQFQEQADGLLVQVDDALQLDDLYEVGELAHKLAGSCSTLGLLEVARLATALETCSREADGARCLALFTALKAALPSNLSRARQVGEV from the coding sequence ATGATTCAGCACCCTAAAAAAACCTGGCGCAAGCTGCTCACCTACCGCCAGGAGCACCCGCTGGGCTATCGCATGATGCTCTACGTGCTGGTCTGCAGCCTGCTCTTCGTGGTGCTGTCCACCAGCATCCAGGCCGCCATCGAGTATCGCCGCGAGATGCGCGTGATCGAGCAGCGCATCGAGTTGATCCGCAATGTCTACCTGGCCAGCCTGGCGAAGAGCATCTGGGATGTCGACCGCGAGCAGCTGCGCCTGCAGATGCGTGGCATCCTGGATTTTCCCGACATCAGTTCCTTGACCCTGGAGGATGCCGACACCGGTGAACGGCTGCTGCTGGCTGCTGGGGAGCGCACGGCGGCGCGGACCGCAGAGCATCGCTTCGCCTTGCGCCATGAGACGCCTCTGGGGCCGCGTAACCTCGGCCAGCTGGTGGTGCATACCGATCTTGGCGCGGTGTATGCCCGCCTGGCTTGGAGTGCCTTGACCCTGTTTCTCGGTCAGGCGCTGACCATCTTCTTGAGTGTGCTGGTGGTCATGGCGATTTTTCAGCGCATGGTCACTCGGCACCTGGAAAGCATGGCCCGTTACGCACGCAACCTGGGCGTCGGTTCGCGTGATACGCCGTTGCAGCTGGAACGCCAGCCGAGCCCACGCAGCGACGAGCTGGATGCGCTGGTCGAATCGCTCAACGACCTGCGTCTGGGGATCAATCAGGACATCGAGCGCCGTGAGCGCGCCCACGAGCAATTGCTCTTCAGTCGCGAACAGTTGCGGCGCATGGTCGACAAACGCACGCGCAGCCTGCGCCAGGCCAAGGAGGTGGCAGAGGCCGCCAGCCAGGCTCGTTCGCAGTTCCTCGCCGGGATCAGCCACGAGATCCGTACGCCGATGAGCGGGATTCTCGGCATGACTCAACTGCTCTACCACACGCCGCAGTCCGAACAGGCACGTGGCTACCTGGATGCCCTGCGCCAGTCCGGCGAAGGCCTGTTGGCCATCCTCGATGGGGTGCTCGATTACGCCAAGTTGGAGGAGGGCGGCTATGTGCCGGAAGAGCAGGTGTTCTGCCTGCCTCAACTGCTCGAGGAACAGGCCCTGTTGGCCGAGGCGCAGTTGCAGGGCAAGGCGCTGCGGGTCAGTTGCCAGATCGAGCCGCAACTGCCTCGCTACTACCGGGGCGCAGCCGGCTGCCTGCGTCAGGTACTGGCCAACCTGCTGAGCAACGCGGTGAAGTTCACCGAGCGCGGCGCCATCGAGTTAAGGGTCGGCGGCGTGGACAAGGCCGGCAGCCGCTTGCGCTTCGCGGTGCGCGACACGGGTATCGGCATCAGCGCCGAGCAGCAGCAGCGGATTTTTGAGCGCTTCACCCAGGCCGATGAAAGCATCACCCGACGCTTCGGTGGCACCGGCTTGGGCCTGGCCATCAGCCAGAAGATGGTCGCGGCCATGGGCGGACGGATCGGTGTCGACAGTCGCGAGGGCGCAGGTAGCACCTTCTGGCTCGAGGTGGAGCTGCAGGTGGCCCAGCCGCCCGCGACGCAGGCCGAGGCCACAGCCACACTCTCGCCCGCGCTCAGCCTGAGTCTGTTGCTGGTGGAGGACACGCCGATTAACCAGCAGGTCATCTGTGGGCTGCTCGAGCACGCCGGGCACCTGGTGCACCTGGCGGAGGATGGTCGGCAAGCCCTGGCGGTGTGCCGGCAGCAGGCCTTCGATGCGATCCTCATGGACATGCACCTGCCGGGCATGAGCGGTGTCGAGGTGACCCGCGCCATTCGCTCGAGCGCCGACAGCCTGAATGCCGACACGCCGATCATTGCCCTGACCGCCAGCGTCGGCGTGGAGGATATCCAGGGTTATCTGGCGGCGGGTATAGCTGCGGTGCAGGCCAAGCCGCTGCAGCCAGCGGCGTTGCAGCAGGTGCTGAGGCAACTCTGTCAGCCGCCCGACAGCGGCATAGCGGCGCAGCCGCAGGCGGATGAGCAGGCGGGGGTCGACCTGCACCTGCTGACCATCCATCGCCAGGTATTCGGCCAGGCGCGTTTGCGCAGCTTGTTCGAGCAGTTCCAGGAGCAGGCCGACGGGCTGCTGGTGCAGGTCGACGATGCCCTGCAACTGGACGATCTGTATGAGGTTGGCGAGTTGGCCCACAAGCTGGCGGGCAGCTGCAGTACGCTCGGCCTGCTTGAGGTCGCGCGGCTGGCCACGGCGTTAGAAACCTGCAGCCGAGAGGCTGATGGCGCCCGCTGCCTGGCGTTATTCACGGCGCTCAAGGCAGCGCTGCCGAGCAATCTGAGCCGGGCGCGACAGGTCGGCGAGGTGTGA
- the nhaC gene encoding Na+/H+ antiporter NhaC — MHTNNNARPSLVLALIPIVLTLGILAIQLFYYGDFTPHVPLAIGLAITALIGWGQGYRWKDIEKGSLHVVSIGLQSIGILIVVGMIIGTWIASGTVPLMIYGGLKLLSPEVFLAVAMLMCAVVSVSLGTSWGTVGTIGLALMGIGAGFDVPMYWTAGAVVSGAFFGDKISPLSDTTNLAPAVTGVNLFDHIRNMLPTTIPAMLIALVIYLLVGFNLIGGNELDSSKIDLITNGLAQNFELSWVLLLPPLLVIGLALKKMPALPSLFAGAIAGGILAMAYQGANLHDVFTYMQSGYSLNSGIKDIDSLLNRGGIQSMAWVITLVMIALALGGALERTRCLEVIVEAILKRTRSFGSMQTAAIGTSIATNLVAGDPYLSIALPGRMFAPAYRGKGYSTLNLSRAVEEGGTLISPLVPWNAGGAIVISSLGLAVGDGNFENLLYIPLAFACWLSPVIGIAYAYLGWFSPKATEQERANWKAQGEAIQTFDQPEPGYRAAPVAD; from the coding sequence GTGCACACCAATAACAACGCTCGCCCCTCGCTCGTCCTCGCCCTGATCCCGATCGTCCTCACGCTCGGCATACTGGCGATCCAGCTGTTCTATTACGGCGACTTCACCCCCCACGTACCCCTGGCCATCGGCCTGGCGATTACCGCGCTGATCGGCTGGGGTCAGGGTTATCGCTGGAAGGACATCGAGAAAGGCTCGCTGCACGTCGTGTCCATCGGCTTGCAATCGATCGGCATCCTCATCGTGGTTGGCATGATCATCGGTACCTGGATCGCCAGCGGCACCGTACCCCTGATGATCTATGGCGGCCTCAAGCTGCTGTCACCCGAGGTGTTTCTCGCCGTCGCCATGCTGATGTGCGCCGTGGTCTCGGTGTCGCTTGGCACCTCCTGGGGCACGGTCGGCACCATCGGCCTGGCGCTGATGGGCATAGGTGCGGGGTTCGACGTCCCGATGTACTGGACCGCTGGCGCCGTGGTGTCCGGGGCGTTCTTCGGCGACAAGATCTCGCCGCTGTCCGACACCACCAACCTGGCCCCGGCCGTCACCGGGGTCAATCTGTTCGACCATATCCGCAACATGTTGCCGACCACCATCCCGGCCATGCTGATTGCCCTGGTCATCTATCTACTGGTGGGCTTCAACCTCATCGGCGGCAATGAACTCGACTCCAGCAAGATCGACCTGATCACCAATGGCCTCGCGCAGAACTTCGAGCTGTCCTGGGTGCTGTTGCTTCCCCCGCTGCTGGTCATTGGCCTGGCGCTGAAGAAAATGCCGGCCCTGCCCTCGCTGTTTGCCGGCGCCATCGCCGGCGGTATCCTGGCCATGGCTTACCAGGGCGCCAACCTGCATGACGTGTTCACTTACATGCAGAGCGGTTACAGTCTCAACAGCGGGATCAAGGACATCGACAGCCTGCTTAACCGCGGCGGCATCCAGTCGATGGCCTGGGTCATCACCCTGGTGATGATCGCCCTGGCCTTGGGCGGCGCCCTTGAGCGCACCCGTTGCCTCGAGGTGATTGTCGAGGCGATCCTGAAAAGGACGCGCAGCTTCGGCAGCATGCAAACCGCCGCCATTGGCACCTCGATTGCTACCAACTTGGTCGCCGGCGACCCCTACCTGTCCATCGCCCTGCCCGGCCGCATGTTTGCTCCGGCCTACCGTGGCAAGGGTTACTCGACCCTCAACCTGTCGCGCGCAGTCGAGGAAGGCGGCACCCTGATCTCCCCGCTGGTGCCATGGAACGCCGGCGGTGCCATCGTGATCTCCTCACTGGGTCTGGCCGTGGGCGATGGCAACTTCGAGAACCTGCTGTATATCCCGCTGGCTTTCGCCTGCTGGTTGTCACCGGTGATCGGCATCGCCTATGCCTACCTCGGCTGGTTCTCGCCCAAAGCCACCGAGCAGGAGCGCGCGAACTGGAAGGCGCAGGGCGAGGCGATCCAGACCTTCGACCAGCCCGAACCAGGCTACCGCGCAGCGCCTGTCGCCGACTGA
- a CDS encoding GlxA family transcriptional regulator — MRSSFESLLKNKNMAHFAKGQGSEPALPLRRVAFVLLDNFSMMAFTGAVDALVTANLMSPAPLYEVLVVGGASAVVVSDLGIVISADCCLADMAEKQQDILVVCGGFRVRLQVDPLLRTKLRSADAAGAMLGGLWNGAYFLAEAGLLDGYDCAFHPDGRAMIAELFPKVRLSNHAYVLDRERISCAGANSSLGMMLEVVRRGSGFNLVSAIEEVLSCDTMQEVLDVSVVAVDYDPTLPQALKSALELMHNNIDEPLTVDEIATCVDISRRQLERLFCRHVNATPSRYYLELRLTRARQLLQQTNKSLTDIAVASGFVSISHFRRCFSEFFEISPGRFRAASHSRR, encoded by the coding sequence ATGAGATCCTCTTTCGAGAGTTTGTTAAAAAATAAGAATATGGCGCACTTCGCCAAGGGCCAGGGCAGCGAGCCGGCGTTGCCGCTGCGGCGCGTTGCCTTCGTGCTGCTGGATAATTTTTCGATGATGGCCTTCACCGGGGCGGTGGACGCCCTGGTCACCGCCAACTTGATGAGCCCGGCGCCGCTCTATGAAGTGCTGGTGGTCGGTGGCGCAAGCGCGGTGGTGGTCAGCGATCTGGGCATCGTCATTTCGGCAGACTGCTGCCTGGCCGATATGGCAGAGAAACAGCAGGACATCCTGGTCGTCTGCGGCGGCTTTCGCGTGCGCCTGCAGGTGGATCCGCTGCTCAGGACCAAGCTCAGATCGGCCGACGCCGCTGGCGCCATGCTCGGCGGCTTGTGGAACGGCGCTTATTTTCTTGCCGAGGCGGGGCTGCTGGATGGCTACGACTGTGCTTTCCATCCCGATGGTCGGGCGATGATCGCCGAGCTGTTTCCCAAGGTGAGATTGTCGAACCATGCCTATGTGCTGGATCGCGAGCGGATCAGTTGTGCCGGTGCCAATAGCTCGCTGGGCATGATGCTGGAAGTGGTGCGGCGCGGCAGTGGCTTCAACCTGGTAAGTGCCATCGAGGAAGTGTTGAGCTGCGACACCATGCAGGAAGTCCTGGATGTGTCGGTGGTGGCCGTCGATTACGACCCGACCTTGCCACAGGCATTGAAGTCGGCGCTGGAGCTGATGCACAACAACATCGACGAGCCGCTGACGGTGGATGAGATTGCCACCTGCGTAGACATTTCCAGGCGCCAGCTCGAGCGTCTGTTCTGTCGTCACGTCAACGCGACGCCCTCGCGCTACTACCTGGAGCTGCGCCTGACCCGCGCCCGCCAGCTGCTGCAACAGACCAACAAGTCCCTCACCGATATCGCCGTCGCCAGCGGCTTTGTCAGCATCTCGCATTTCCGTCGTTGTTTTAGCGAGTTCTTCGAGATTTCGCCGGGCCGTTTTCGGGCGGCCTCGCACAGTCGGCGTTGA
- a CDS encoding IS1182 family transposase: MSRFRPIDRKTDYLLPPSMDDWLPEAHLARFILEAIERLDLSALTRRYGGRGSAAYHPEVLLSLLVYGYATGTFSSRMIERATYDSLAFRYLASGSHPDHDTLASFRRRFLDELVGIFLQVLELAGEMKLLKLGTISLDGTKLHANASRHSALSYGHIQTLERQLKAEVQELLALAERADQAELPVGIDLPDEIKRRQDRLLAMDAAKATIEARARVRFEQEQSAYKEKLAKRAARAAETGKKPGGKPPKAPVEGPAEHDQINLTDEDSRIMRVAGGGFEQCYNAQAAVDTDTLLVVAPGLTQAGNDKQQVVPMLAELKALPESLGQVNVVLGDCGYNSESNIAACEAAGIEPYLAVAREDHHPHWKARFEELAALDADATVQQRMAHKLKSQPGRRLYALRKQTVEPVFGIIKSVMGFRQFLLRGKDKVSGEWRLVCLAWNLKRMAVLRHKSVQCG, translated from the coding sequence ATGAGCCGCTTTCGTCCGATCGACCGCAAGACTGACTACCTGCTCCCGCCATCGATGGATGACTGGCTGCCAGAAGCCCACCTGGCCCGTTTCATTCTCGAAGCCATCGAACGGCTCGACTTGAGTGCGCTCACCCGGCGTTATGGCGGACGCGGCAGCGCCGCCTATCACCCCGAGGTGCTGCTTAGTCTGCTGGTCTATGGCTATGCCACCGGCACCTTTTCCAGCCGTATGATCGAACGCGCCACTTACGACTCGCTCGCCTTTCGCTACCTGGCCTCAGGCAGTCACCCCGATCACGACACCCTGGCCAGCTTCCGCCGCCGCTTCCTCGACGAGTTGGTCGGCATCTTCCTTCAGGTGCTGGAGCTGGCGGGCGAGATGAAGCTGCTCAAGCTCGGCACCATCAGCCTCGACGGCACCAAGCTGCATGCCAACGCCTCACGCCACAGTGCACTGTCCTATGGCCATATCCAGACACTCGAACGCCAGCTCAAGGCCGAAGTGCAGGAGCTCCTGGCGCTGGCTGAACGGGCCGACCAGGCAGAGCTCCCCGTCGGCATCGATCTGCCGGACGAGATCAAACGCCGGCAAGATCGCTTGCTCGCCATGGACGCGGCGAAGGCCACGATCGAGGCGCGTGCCCGCGTGCGGTTTGAGCAGGAACAGAGCGCCTATAAGGAGAAGCTCGCCAAGCGCGCGGCACGCGCAGCAGAAACCGGCAAAAAGCCGGGCGGCAAGCCGCCCAAAGCCCCGGTGGAAGGGCCGGCTGAGCACGACCAAATCAACCTCACCGACGAAGACTCGCGCATCATGCGGGTGGCTGGCGGCGGCTTCGAACAGTGCTACAACGCCCAGGCCGCAGTGGATACCGACACCCTGTTGGTGGTGGCGCCAGGCCTCACTCAGGCGGGCAACGACAAGCAACAAGTCGTCCCCATGCTGGCCGAGCTCAAGGCGCTACCGGAGTCATTGGGTCAGGTGAACGTGGTGCTCGGGGACTGTGGCTACAACAGCGAAAGCAACATCGCCGCCTGCGAGGCGGCGGGAATCGAGCCCTACCTGGCGGTGGCACGCGAAGATCATCACCCGCACTGGAAGGCGCGCTTCGAGGAGCTGGCAGCGCTCGACGCTGATGCCACAGTGCAACAACGCATGGCGCACAAACTCAAGAGCCAGCCGGGGCGCCGCCTCTATGCGCTGCGCAAACAGACGGTGGAACCGGTGTTCGGCATCATCAAGTCGGTCATGGGTTTTCGCCAGTTTCTGCTGCGAGGCAAGGACAAGGTGAGCGGCGAATGGCGCCTGGTATGTCTGGCCTGGAATTTGAAACGCATGGCCGTTTTGCGCCACAAATCCGTCCAGTGTGGGTAG
- a CDS encoding isocitrate lyase/PEP mutase family protein, with protein sequence MSTQVERGEAFRTLHQRDGLFVLPNPWDAGSAKMLAALGFEALATTSAGLAFSLGRCDAEGAISREEALANAGAIVEATPLPVAADLENGYGDDPQHCAETIALAAQIGLVGGSIEDATGDAQSPIYPFELAVERIQAAVAATRRLPFTFTLAARAENYLHGRLDLDDTIRRLVAYAEAGADVLYAPGLTTREEILTLVTAVAPRPVNVLVGSPSLRLSLDELAELGVKRVSLGSGLARVAYGAFFQAAQELAAHGSLVATGQGMPFARINNLFKG encoded by the coding sequence ATGTCTACTCAGGTTGAGCGTGGCGAGGCTTTCCGCACCCTGCACCAGCGCGACGGGTTGTTCGTGCTGCCCAATCCCTGGGATGCCGGCTCGGCGAAGATGCTCGCGGCCCTGGGGTTCGAGGCGTTGGCGACGACCAGTGCCGGCTTGGCCTTTTCTCTGGGCCGCTGCGATGCAGAAGGCGCGATCAGTCGCGAGGAGGCCCTGGCTAACGCCGGTGCTATCGTCGAGGCGACGCCGCTGCCGGTGGCCGCCGATCTGGAGAACGGTTACGGCGATGACCCGCAGCACTGCGCCGAAACCATCGCCCTGGCGGCGCAGATCGGCCTGGTTGGCGGCTCCATCGAAGATGCCACGGGTGATGCGCAGTCGCCGATCTATCCCTTCGAACTGGCGGTCGAGCGGATCCAGGCGGCGGTCGCGGCAACCCGGCGCCTGCCGTTCACCTTCACCCTGGCGGCGCGGGCGGAAAATTACCTGCATGGCCGACTCGATCTGGACGACACCATCCGCCGCCTGGTGGCTTACGCCGAGGCGGGCGCCGATGTGCTCTATGCGCCGGGCCTGACGACCCGCGAGGAAATTCTGACGCTGGTCACGGCCGTGGCACCGCGCCCGGTCAACGTATTGGTGGGCTCGCCCAGCCTGCGGTTGTCGCTGGATGAGCTGGCCGAACTGGGGGTGAAACGCGTCAGTCTCGGCTCCGGTCTGGCGCGCGTCGCCTATGGCGCCTTCTTCCAGGCGGCGCAGGAATTGGCCGCTCACGGCAGCCTGGTGGCGACCGGCCAGGGCATGCCGTTCGCGCGCATCAACAATCTGTTCAAGGGCTGA
- a CDS encoding extensin-like domain-containing protein — protein MRRVLLLLVVLGLLGVPLAVYRQWLDVPPRWNPWAPLDIRVTPNLLTPFKLWRLEADPVLCQQALATSPLRYTALADSSPAADCPLQNTLRVQASAVRFSSSFIATCPLAAAFTLFERHALQPAAQEVFGQPVVQVEHVGSFACRNIAGSQRRSQHASANALDIVGFRLRDGRRISVLRDWPKDSAEAGFLHLVHKGACASFNVTLGPAYNVAHRDHFHVDMGLLRMCR, from the coding sequence TTGCGTCGAGTTCTGCTACTGCTGGTGGTGTTGGGTTTGCTTGGCGTGCCGCTGGCGGTCTATCGACAGTGGCTCGATGTGCCGCCGCGCTGGAATCCCTGGGCGCCACTGGATATCAGGGTCACGCCGAACCTGCTGACCCCCTTCAAGCTCTGGCGCCTGGAGGCTGATCCTGTGCTCTGTCAGCAGGCCCTGGCCACGTCGCCGCTGCGTTACACGGCGCTGGCCGATAGCAGCCCGGCGGCGGACTGCCCGCTGCAGAATACCCTGCGGGTGCAGGCGTCCGCGGTGCGGTTTAGCAGCAGCTTTATTGCTACCTGCCCGCTGGCGGCGGCTTTTACCCTGTTCGAGCGGCATGCCTTGCAGCCTGCGGCCCAGGAGGTGTTCGGCCAGCCGGTGGTGCAAGTCGAGCATGTCGGCAGCTTCGCCTGCCGTAACATCGCGGGTAGCCAGCGCCGCAGCCAGCATGCCTCGGCCAATGCCCTGGATATCGTCGGTTTCCGCTTGCGCGACGGCCGGCGCATCAGCGTTCTGCGTGACTGGCCGAAAGACAGCGCCGAAGCGGGCTTCCTGCACCTGGTGCATAAAGGCGCTTGCGCCAGCTTCAATGTCACGCTCGGACCGGCGTACAACGTCGCCCATCGCGATCATTTTCATGTCGATATGGGGTTGCTGCGCATGTGCCGCTAG
- a CDS encoding TetR/AcrR family transcriptional regulator, protein MPNKLLPPSGPGRPKDLLKRQAILEAAKSLFMRNGYDGSSMDAIAAEAGVSKLTVYSHFTDKETLFSAAVKAKCEEQLPELFFDLTQGTPIDTVLLNIGRGFHTLINSRESVEMHRLMVALAGQNPKLSQMFYEAGPQRLLNEMQRLLSKADQAGQLRIVDAPRAADQFFCLIKGGANFRLLIGCASPQQDETAEQHVRGAVDMFVRAYRPN, encoded by the coding sequence ATGCCAAACAAGTTGTTACCGCCCAGCGGCCCAGGCCGCCCAAAAGACCTCCTCAAGCGCCAGGCCATCCTGGAAGCGGCGAAAAGCCTATTCATGCGCAATGGCTACGACGGCAGCAGCATGGACGCCATCGCCGCCGAAGCCGGGGTGTCCAAACTGACGGTGTACAGCCACTTCACCGATAAGGAGACCCTGTTCTCCGCTGCGGTGAAGGCCAAGTGCGAGGAGCAGCTACCCGAACTGTTCTTCGACCTGACGCAAGGCACGCCCATCGATACCGTGCTGCTGAATATCGGCCGCGGCTTCCACACGCTGATCAATAGCCGCGAGTCGGTGGAGATGCACCGACTGATGGTGGCCCTGGCCGGCCAGAACCCCAAGCTGTCGCAGATGTTCTACGAAGCCGGCCCGCAACGCCTGCTCAACGAGATGCAGCGCCTGCTGAGTAAGGCCGATCAGGCCGGTCAGTTGCGCATCGTCGATGCGCCCCGCGCCGCCGATCAGTTCTTCTGCCTGATCAAGGGCGGCGCCAACTTCCGCCTGCTGATTGGTTGCGCCAGCCCGCAACAAGACGAAACTGCCGAGCAGCATGTGCGGGGCGCGGTAGACATGTTCGTGCGCGCCTATCGGCCGAACTAA
- a CDS encoding efflux RND transporter periplasmic adaptor subunit, which produces MFRHALIVSLIVLLAACGQGEPVEQSIRPAMVVQPQPATEMMDAYAGAVRARLEPELAFRIGGKVAKRLVEVGDHVRKDQSLAELDPQDVRLQLEAMRAQVSAAEANLQLVRAERDRYKTLQGRNLVSRSQYDNAENLYRSGVARLKQIKAEFDVASNQAGYAVLRASQDGVIARRMVEVGQVVAAGQSVFTLAADGEREVSINLPEQAYERFKVDQPVAVELWSQPDQRFPGRIREISPAADAQSRTFAARVAFSAGKVPAELGQSARVFIAHNGEVPLSVPLSALTAEKGQPYVWLVDPKDSTLKRTYVRIGAYAENSVPVLEGLQAQDWVVAAGVQVLREGQQVRPVDRDNRTVKLAAKE; this is translated from the coding sequence ATGTTTCGCCATGCCTTGATTGTCAGTCTCATCGTTCTGCTTGCTGCCTGTGGTCAGGGGGAGCCGGTCGAACAGTCTATCCGCCCTGCCATGGTGGTGCAGCCGCAACCGGCTACCGAAATGATGGATGCCTATGCCGGAGCGGTGCGTGCGCGCCTGGAGCCTGAGCTGGCCTTCCGCATCGGCGGCAAGGTCGCCAAGCGCTTGGTCGAGGTGGGTGACCATGTGCGCAAGGATCAGTCGCTGGCCGAGCTGGATCCGCAGGATGTGCGCTTGCAGCTCGAAGCCATGCGCGCGCAAGTCTCCGCGGCCGAGGCCAATCTGCAACTGGTGCGCGCCGAGCGCGACCGTTACAAGACCCTGCAGGGGCGTAACCTGGTTAGTCGCTCGCAATATGACAACGCTGAAAACCTCTACCGCTCGGGCGTGGCTCGCCTCAAGCAGATCAAGGCCGAGTTCGATGTGGCCAGCAATCAGGCCGGTTACGCAGTATTGCGCGCCTCGCAGGATGGCGTGATTGCCCGGCGCATGGTCGAGGTCGGTCAGGTGGTGGCGGCGGGGCAGTCCGTGTTCACTTTGGCCGCCGATGGCGAGCGTGAGGTCTCGATCAACCTGCCCGAACAAGCCTACGAGCGTTTCAAGGTCGACCAGCCAGTGGCGGTCGAACTCTGGTCGCAGCCGGATCAGCGCTTCCCCGGGCGGATTCGCGAGATATCCCCGGCAGCCGACGCGCAGTCGCGCACCTTTGCCGCACGCGTGGCCTTCAGCGCAGGCAAGGTGCCGGCCGAGCTGGGCCAAAGTGCCCGGGTGTTTATCGCCCATAACGGCGAAGTGCCGCTGTCGGTGCCGCTGTCGGCGCTGACCGCCGAGAAAGGCCAGCCCTACGTCTGGCTGGTCGACCCCAAGGACTCCACGCTCAAGCGCACGTATGTGCGCATCGGCGCTTATGCCGAGAACAGTGTGCCGGTGCTGGAAGGCCTGCAGGCGCAAGACTGGGTGGTCGCCGCCGGGGTGCAGGTGCTGCGAGAAGGCCAGCAGGTGCGTCCGGTCGACCGCGATAATCGCACGGTCAAGCTGGCAGCCAAGGAGTAG